The following are encoded together in the Coffea arabica cultivar ET-39 chromosome 1c, Coffea Arabica ET-39 HiFi, whole genome shotgun sequence genome:
- the LOC113742916 gene encoding 6-phosphofructo-2-kinase/fructose-2,6-bisphosphatase-like isoform X2, which produces MGTGSSKNPDCSSSHGSDDREDQGGGQLYVSLKMEENSYLLKSELIPHVYGSVPLVGSWDPSKALAMERESSSMWELSFVVPPNHETLDFKFLLKPKYSNSPCVVEEGPNRLLTGGTLQGDARSAVFRLSGGEVLLEYRVFIKADRVSPFDLAASWRAYQENLQPSTVRGIPDVSMNSVPESGTENCSSASLELDLEHYVVPAPTTSANSGLLYAANMTETPRSLSHANAFSKAAGGASHPVSIGVPTERPATIKEMEVIVPDPTIVYSSSGIVESKSVGTLSSLQKQDGQRGLFVDRGVGSPRLVKSPSLTTFTVDQNVHSEAKDPIPAAAGAVAAAAVADQMLGPKEDRHLAIVLVGLPARGKTFTAAKLTRYLRWLGHDTKHFNVGKYRRLKLGTNQSADFFRGDNPEGIEARNEVAALAMEDMIAWMQEGGQVGIFDATNSSRKRRNMLMRMAEGKCKIFFLETICNDRQIIERNIRLKIQQSPDYAEEPDFEAGYRDFRSRLDNYEKVYETVEEGSYIKMIDMVSGHGGQIQVNNISGYLPGRIVFFLVNTHLTPRPILLTRHGESRDNVRGRIGGDSVLSDTGEVYAKKLANFVEKRLKNERAASIWTSTLQRTILTANPIVGFPKIQWRALDEINAGVCDGMTYEEIKKNMPDESRKKDKLRYRYPRGESYLDVIQRLEPVIIELERQRAPVVVISHQAVLRALYAYFADRPLKEIPHIEVPLHTIIEIQMGVSGVQEKRYKLM; this is translated from the exons ATGGGGACTGGTTCATCAAAAAACCCGGACTGCAGCAGCTCCCATGGCAGCGACGACAGGGAAGACCAAGGCGGGGGCCAGCTCTACGTCTCCCTTAAAATGGAGGAAAACAGTTACCTCCTCAAATCCGAACTCATTCCCCACGTCTACGGCTCCGTTCCCCTCGTCGGCTCCTGGGACCCCTCCAAAGCC CTTGCGATGGAACGCGAATCCTCCTCAATGTGGGAATTGAGCTTCGTTGTCCCACCTAATCACG AGACATTGGATTTTAAGTTTCTGTTGAAGCCCAAGTACAGCAATTCGCCATGTGTAGTGGAGGAAGGTCCCAACAGGCTGTTAACAGGGGGAACATTACAAGGGGATGCAAGGTCTGCAGTGTTCCGCTTGAGTGGAGGTGAGGTTCTTCTTGAGTATAGGGTGTTTATAAAGGCCGACAGGGTTTCCCCATTTGATCTTGCGGCTAGTTGGAGGGCTTATCAGGAGAATCTTCAGCCTTCTACTGTTCGTGGTATACCGGATGTTAGTATGAATTCCGTACCAGAGTCGGGTACCGAG AATTGTTCTTCAGCAAGTTTGGAGCTTGATCTTGAACACTATGTTGTCCCGGCTCCAACAACGTCTGCAAACTCTGGATTGCTTTATGCAGCTAATATGACAGAAACTCCTAGGTCACTGAGTCATGCTAACGCATTCTCCAAAGCAGCTGGTGGTGCATCGCATCCCGTCAGTATTGGTGTTCCCACTGAAAGACCAGCAACTATCAAG GAGATGGAAGTCATTGTTCCAGACCCAACTATAGTGTATTCAAGTTCTGGCATTGTTGAATCGAAGTCAGTAGGAACATTGTCATCATTGCAGAAGCAAGATGGTCAAAGAGGACTATTTGTGGATAGGGGTGTAGGATCTCCAAGGCTAGTCAAATCACCTAGTTTAACTACTTTTACTGTTGATCAGAATGTTCATTCAGAAGCCAAG GACCCAATACCAGCAGCTGCAGGCGCTGTTGCTGCTGCAGCTGTAGCAGACCAGATGCTAGGTCCAAAGGAGGATAGACATCTAGCTATTGTCCTG GTTGGCTTACCTGCTAGGGGCAAAACTTTTACGGCAGCTAAACTCACTAGATATCTTCGTTGGTTGGGTCATGACACCAAACACTTTAATGTGGGAAAG TACCGAAGACTAAAGCTTGGGACTAATCAG TCTGCTGACTTCTTCCGAGGAGATAATCCAGAAGGCATAGAGGCGCGCAATGAG GTAGCAGCTTTAGCTATGGAGGATATGATAGCTTGGATGCAAGAGGGTGGCCAA GTAGGGATATTTGATGCTACAAACAGTTCCAGGAAAAGACGGAATATGTTAATGAGAATGGCTGAAGGAAAATGCAAG attttttttttagagacaATATGCAATGATCGCCAGATAATTGAAAGAAATATCCGCCTCAAAATTCAACAGAGCCCTGACTATGCTGAAGA ACCAGATTTTGAAGCTGGATATCGGGATTTCAGAAGTCGACTTGACAATTACGAAAAA GTTTATGAAACTGTAGAAGAAGGTTCTTACATCAAAATGATTGACATGGTCAGTGGTCATGGTGGACAAATACAA GTGAACAATATTAGTGGCTATCTTCCTGGGCGTATTGTCTTTTTCTTG GTGAATACACACCTAACACCTCGTCCAATCTTGCTGACGAGGCATGGAGAAAGTCGAGACAATGTCAGGGGCAGGATTGGGGGTGATTCTGTTTTGAG TGATACTGGAGAGGTTTATGCTAAGAAACTAGCTAATTTTGTGGAAAAGCGTCTGAAAAATGAAAGAGCGGCTTCT ATATGGACCAGCACATTGCAGAGAACAATTTTGACTGCTAATCCAATTGTTGGAtttcccaag ATACAATGGCGTGCACTTGACGAGATAAATGCAGGTGTATGCGATGGGATGACATatgaagaaattaagaaaaacatGCCCGACGA GTCACGAAAAAAGGACAAGCTGAGATATAGATACCCTCGTGGCGAGTCTTACCTGGATGTTATACAAAG GCTAGAGCCTGTGATTATTGAGCTTGAACGACAACGGGCACCTGTTGTGGTGATATCTCACCAG GCGGTACTGAGAGCTTTGTATGCTTATTTTGCGGATAGACCATTGAAGGAAATTCCGCACATAGAG GTGCCGCTTCACACAATTATAGAGATACAAATGGGAGTTAGTGGTGTCCAGGAGAAAAGATACAAGCTCATGTAA